One window of the Prionailurus bengalensis isolate Pbe53 chromosome E1, Fcat_Pben_1.1_paternal_pri, whole genome shotgun sequence genome contains the following:
- the RHBDL3 gene encoding rhomboid-related protein 3 isoform X1 — MGEHPSPGPAVAACAEAERIEELEPEAEERPPAAPEDHWKVLFDQFDPGNTGYISTGKFRSLLESHSSKLDPHKREVLLALADSQADGQIGYQDFVNLMSNKRSNSFRQAILQGNRRLCSKALLEEKGLNLSQRLIRHVAYETLPREIDRKWYYDSYTCCPPPWFMITVTLLEVAFFLYNGVSLGQFVLQVTHPRYLKNSLVYHPQLRAQAWRYLTYIFMHAGIEHLGLNVVLQLLVGVPLEMVHGATRIGLVYVAGVVAGSLAVSVADMTAPVVGSSGGVYALVSAHLANIVMNWSGMKCQFKLLRMAVALICMSMEFGRAVWLRFHPSAYPPCPHPSFVAHLGGVAVGITLGVVVLRNYEQRLQDQSLWWIFVAMYTVFVLFAVFWNIFAYTLLDLKLPPPP; from the exons ATGGGAGAGCACCCCAGCCCGGGCCCCGCAGTGGCCGCCTGCGCCGAGGCGGAGCGCATCGAGGAGCTGGAACCCGAGGCCGAGGAGCGGCCGCCGGCGGCGCCGGAGGAC CACTGGAAAGTCCTGTTTGATCAG TTTGACCCTGGGAACACAGGCTACATCAGCACAGGCAAGTTCCGGAGCCTCCTGGAGAGCCACAGCTCCAAGCTGGACCCACACAAACGGGAGGTGCTCCTGGCTCTCGCCGACAGCCAGGCGGATGGGCAGATCGGCTACCAGGATTTTGTCAACCTG ATGAGCAACAAGCGGTCCAACAGCTTCCGCCAGGCCATCCTGCAGGGCAACCGCCGACTCTGCAGCAAGGCCCTGCTGGAGGAGAAAGGGCTGAACCTCTCCCAGCGGCTCATCCGCCACGTGGCCTACGAGACCCTGCCCCGGGAGATTGACCGGAAGTGGTACTACGACAGCTACACCTGCTGCCCCCCGCCCTGGTTCATGATCACGGTCACGCTGCTGGAG GTTGCCTTTTTCCTCTACAACGGAGTGTCGCTGGGTCAATTCGTGCTGCAGGTAACCCATCCACGATATCTGAAGAACTCGCTGGTTTACCACCCACAGCTCCGCGCGCAGGCATGGCGTTACCTGACGTACATCTTCATGCACGCGGG GATAGAACACCTGGGACTCAACGTGGTGCTGCAGCTCCTGGTAGGGGTGCCCTTGGAGATGGTGCACGGAGCAACCCGCATTGGGCTTGTCTACGTGGCTGGCGTTGTGGCAG GGTCCTTGGCGGTGTCTGTGGCTGACATGACTGCACCAGTTGTGGGCTCCTCTGGAGGGGTGTATGCACTCGTCTCTGCCCATCTGGCCAACATCGTGATG AACTGGTCAGGCATGAAGTGTCAGTTCAAGCTGCTGCGGATGGCTGTGGCCTTGATCTGTA TGAGCATGGAGTTTGGGCGGGCTGTGTGGCTCCGGTTCCACCCATCAGCCTATCCCCCGTGCCCTCACCCCAGCTTTGTGGCGCACTTGGGCGGCGTGGCCGTGGGCATCACTCTGGGCGTGGTGGTCCTGAGGAACTACGAGCAGAGGCTGCAGGACCAGTCTCTGTGGTGGATTTTTGTGGCCATGTACACAGTCTTCGTGCTGTTTGCTGTCTTCTGGAACATCTTCGCCTACACCCTGCTAGACTTAAAGCTGCCACCGCCTCCTTAG
- the RHBDL3 gene encoding rhomboid-related protein 3 isoform X2, with protein MGEHPSPGPAVAACAEAERIEELEPEAEERPPAAPEDFDPGNTGYISTGKFRSLLESHSSKLDPHKREVLLALADSQADGQIGYQDFVNLMSNKRSNSFRQAILQGNRRLCSKALLEEKGLNLSQRLIRHVAYETLPREIDRKWYYDSYTCCPPPWFMITVTLLEVAFFLYNGVSLGQFVLQVTHPRYLKNSLVYHPQLRAQAWRYLTYIFMHAGIEHLGLNVVLQLLVGVPLEMVHGATRIGLVYVAGVVAGSLAVSVADMTAPVVGSSGGVYALVSAHLANIVMNWSGMKCQFKLLRMAVALICMSMEFGRAVWLRFHPSAYPPCPHPSFVAHLGGVAVGITLGVVVLRNYEQRLQDQSLWWIFVAMYTVFVLFAVFWNIFAYTLLDLKLPPPP; from the exons ATGGGAGAGCACCCCAGCCCGGGCCCCGCAGTGGCCGCCTGCGCCGAGGCGGAGCGCATCGAGGAGCTGGAACCCGAGGCCGAGGAGCGGCCGCCGGCGGCGCCGGAGGAC TTTGACCCTGGGAACACAGGCTACATCAGCACAGGCAAGTTCCGGAGCCTCCTGGAGAGCCACAGCTCCAAGCTGGACCCACACAAACGGGAGGTGCTCCTGGCTCTCGCCGACAGCCAGGCGGATGGGCAGATCGGCTACCAGGATTTTGTCAACCTG ATGAGCAACAAGCGGTCCAACAGCTTCCGCCAGGCCATCCTGCAGGGCAACCGCCGACTCTGCAGCAAGGCCCTGCTGGAGGAGAAAGGGCTGAACCTCTCCCAGCGGCTCATCCGCCACGTGGCCTACGAGACCCTGCCCCGGGAGATTGACCGGAAGTGGTACTACGACAGCTACACCTGCTGCCCCCCGCCCTGGTTCATGATCACGGTCACGCTGCTGGAG GTTGCCTTTTTCCTCTACAACGGAGTGTCGCTGGGTCAATTCGTGCTGCAGGTAACCCATCCACGATATCTGAAGAACTCGCTGGTTTACCACCCACAGCTCCGCGCGCAGGCATGGCGTTACCTGACGTACATCTTCATGCACGCGGG GATAGAACACCTGGGACTCAACGTGGTGCTGCAGCTCCTGGTAGGGGTGCCCTTGGAGATGGTGCACGGAGCAACCCGCATTGGGCTTGTCTACGTGGCTGGCGTTGTGGCAG GGTCCTTGGCGGTGTCTGTGGCTGACATGACTGCACCAGTTGTGGGCTCCTCTGGAGGGGTGTATGCACTCGTCTCTGCCCATCTGGCCAACATCGTGATG AACTGGTCAGGCATGAAGTGTCAGTTCAAGCTGCTGCGGATGGCTGTGGCCTTGATCTGTA TGAGCATGGAGTTTGGGCGGGCTGTGTGGCTCCGGTTCCACCCATCAGCCTATCCCCCGTGCCCTCACCCCAGCTTTGTGGCGCACTTGGGCGGCGTGGCCGTGGGCATCACTCTGGGCGTGGTGGTCCTGAGGAACTACGAGCAGAGGCTGCAGGACCAGTCTCTGTGGTGGATTTTTGTGGCCATGTACACAGTCTTCGTGCTGTTTGCTGTCTTCTGGAACATCTTCGCCTACACCCTGCTAGACTTAAAGCTGCCACCGCCTCCTTAG